In Kitasatospora sp. NA04385, a single genomic region encodes these proteins:
- a CDS encoding quinone-dependent dihydroorotate dehydrogenase: MYKLLFNLVFKKMDPEKAHHLAFFWIRLARSVPGLRSLVRAVLAPRDPRLRTTALGLDLPGPFGLGAGFDKNGIGIDGLSMLGFDYVEIGTVTGEPQPGNPAPRLFRLVEDRALINRMGFNNQGSARVATRLAARPHTSNTPVIGVNIGKTKAVPEDEATADYLKSARALAPYADYLVVNVSSPNTPGLRNLQAVQVLGPLLWDVRKAADEVTNHHVPLLVKIAPDLADEDIDEIADMALHLGLDGIIATNTTIGREGLRTPADRIEEIGMGGLSGAPLKERSLEVLERLRKRTDGRLTLVSVGGIETAEDAWQRILAGADLVQGYSAFIYEGPFWMRKVHRGLSARLRAAGYATIGEAVGKGNR, from the coding sequence ATGTACAAGCTCCTGTTCAACCTGGTGTTCAAGAAGATGGACCCGGAGAAGGCCCACCACCTGGCGTTCTTCTGGATCCGGCTGGCCCGCTCGGTGCCCGGCCTGCGCTCGCTGGTGCGCGCCGTGCTCGCCCCCCGCGACCCCCGGCTGCGCACCACCGCCCTCGGCCTCGACCTGCCCGGCCCGTTCGGCCTCGGCGCGGGCTTCGACAAGAACGGCATCGGCATCGACGGCCTGTCCATGCTCGGCTTCGACTACGTCGAGATCGGCACCGTCACCGGCGAGCCGCAGCCCGGCAACCCCGCCCCCCGGCTGTTCCGCCTGGTCGAGGACCGCGCGCTGATCAACCGGATGGGCTTCAACAACCAGGGCTCCGCCCGGGTCGCCACCCGCCTCGCCGCCCGCCCGCACACCAGCAACACCCCCGTCATCGGCGTCAACATCGGCAAGACCAAGGCCGTGCCCGAGGACGAGGCGACCGCCGACTACCTGAAGAGCGCCAGGGCGCTGGCGCCCTACGCCGACTACCTGGTCGTCAACGTCTCCTCGCCGAACACCCCCGGACTGCGCAACCTCCAGGCCGTCCAGGTGCTCGGCCCGCTGCTGTGGGACGTCCGCAAGGCCGCCGACGAGGTCACCAACCACCACGTGCCGCTGCTGGTGAAGATCGCCCCCGACCTCGCCGACGAGGACATCGACGAGATCGCCGACATGGCCCTGCACCTCGGCCTCGACGGCATCATCGCCACCAACACCACCATCGGCCGCGAGGGCCTGCGCACCCCCGCCGACCGGATCGAGGAGATCGGCATGGGCGGCCTCTCCGGCGCCCCGCTCAAGGAGCGCTCGCTGGAGGTGCTGGAACGCCTGCGCAAGCGCACCGACGGCCGGCTCACCCTCGTCTCCGTCGGCGGCATCGAGACCGCGGAGGACGCCTGGCAGCGCATCCTGGCCGGTGCCGACCTGGTCCAGGGCTACTCCGCCTTCATCTACGAGGGCCCGTTCTGGATGCGCAAGGTCCACCGGGGCCTGTCGGCCCGGCTGCGCGCCGCCGGGTACGCCACCATCGGCGAAGCGGTGGGCAAGGGCAACCGCTGA
- the fmt gene encoding methionyl-tRNA formyltransferase: MRLVFAGTPEVAVPALDALLASRHEVVAVVTRPDAPAGRGRRLVASPVAQRAEEAGIEVLKPARPSEPEFMARLAEIAPDCCPVVAYGALIRPGALEIPVHGWVNLHFSLLPAWRGAAPVQHAVLAGDEVTGASTFRIEEGLDSGPVFGVLTETVKPTDTSGELLGRLAHAGAELLVRTMDAIEDGQARPEPQPLSGVTLAPKITVEDARIEWTHPALRVDRVVRGCAPAPGAWTTFRGERLKVTGPVRLLPGESALAPGELAVAKNSVRVGTGSHEVELGEVRPQGKKAMPAADWARGARIETGERFEG; encoded by the coding sequence GTGCGTCTCGTCTTCGCCGGCACCCCCGAGGTCGCCGTTCCCGCCCTGGACGCCCTGCTGGCCTCCCGGCACGAGGTGGTCGCCGTGGTGACCCGCCCCGACGCGCCGGCCGGGCGCGGGCGCAGGCTGGTGGCCAGCCCGGTCGCCCAGCGCGCCGAGGAGGCGGGCATCGAGGTGCTCAAGCCGGCCCGGCCCAGCGAGCCGGAGTTCATGGCCCGGCTCGCCGAGATCGCCCCCGACTGCTGCCCCGTGGTGGCGTACGGCGCGTTGATCCGGCCCGGCGCGCTGGAGATCCCGGTGCACGGCTGGGTCAACCTGCACTTCTCGCTGCTGCCCGCGTGGCGCGGCGCCGCGCCCGTGCAGCACGCCGTGCTGGCGGGCGACGAGGTGACCGGCGCGTCCACCTTCCGGATCGAGGAGGGCCTGGACTCCGGGCCGGTGTTCGGCGTCCTCACCGAGACCGTCAAGCCCACCGACACCAGTGGCGAGCTGCTCGGCCGGCTCGCGCACGCGGGCGCCGAGCTGCTGGTGCGCACCATGGACGCGATCGAGGACGGGCAGGCCCGCCCCGAGCCGCAGCCGCTCTCCGGGGTCACGCTGGCGCCCAAGATCACCGTCGAGGACGCCCGGATCGAGTGGACCCACCCCGCGCTGCGGGTCGACCGGGTGGTGCGCGGCTGCGCGCCCGCGCCCGGCGCGTGGACCACCTTCCGCGGCGAGCGGCTCAAGGTCACCGGCCCGGTGCGCCTGCTGCCGGGCGAGAGCGCCCTGGCACCGGGCGAGTTGGCCGTCGCCAAGAACAGCGTCCGGGTCGGCACCGGCAGCCACGAGGTGGAGCTCGGCGAGGTCCGTCCGCAGGGCAAGAAGGCGATGCCCGCCGCGGACTGGGCGCGCGGCGCCCGGATCGAGACCGGGGAGCGCTTCGAGGGCTGA
- the rpoZ gene encoding DNA-directed RNA polymerase subunit omega, whose translation MSSSMTAPEGIINPPIDELLEATDSKYSLVIYAAKRARQINAYYSQLGEGLLEYVGPLVDTHVHEKPLSIALREINAGLLTAEAVEGA comes from the coding sequence GTGTCCTCTTCGATGACCGCGCCCGAGGGCATCATCAACCCGCCGATCGACGAGCTGCTCGAGGCCACCGACTCCAAGTACAGCCTGGTGATCTACGCGGCCAAGCGCGCCCGCCAGATCAACGCGTACTACTCGCAGCTGGGCGAGGGCCTGCTGGAGTACGTCGGCCCGCTGGTCGACACCCACGTGCACGAGAAGCCGCTGTCGATCGCGCTGCGCGAGATCAACGCCGGCCTGCTCACCGCCGAGGCGGTCGAGGGCGCCTGA
- the mihF gene encoding integration host factor, actinobacterial type, producing the protein MALPPLTPEQRTAALAKAAEARRKRADVKNRLKHSGASLHDVIKAGKSDDEVIGKMKVSALLESLPGVGKVRAKQIMERLGISESRRVRGLGTNQIASLEREFGGAAS; encoded by the coding sequence GTGGCTCTTCCGCCCCTTACTCCCGAACAGCGCACCGCCGCGCTCGCCAAGGCCGCCGAGGCTCGCCGGAAGCGTGCCGACGTCAAGAACCGGCTGAAGCACTCGGGCGCCTCGCTGCACGACGTCATCAAGGCCGGCAAGTCCGACGACGAGGTCATCGGCAAGATGAAGGTCTCCGCCCTGCTGGAGTCCCTGCCGGGTGTCGGCAAGGTGCGCGCCAAGCAGATCATGGAGCGCCTCGGCATCTCCGAGAGCCGTCGCGTGCGCGGCCTCGGCACGAACCAGATCGCCTCCCTGGAGCGGGAGTTCGGCGGCGCGGCCTCCTGA
- the coaBC gene encoding bifunctional phosphopantothenoylcysteine decarboxylase/phosphopantothenate--cysteine ligase CoaBC, which produces MNASRVVLGVSGGIAAYKACELLRRFSESGHEVTVVPTAAALHFVGEATWAALSGRPAATETWERVHEVPHVRIGQQADLVVVAPATADLLAKAAHGLADDLLTNTLLTARCPVVFAPAMHTEMWEHPATQENVATLRRRGAIVVEPAVGRLTGVDTGKGRLPDPAEIFALCRHVLRRGGLAPGAPERDLAGRHVVVSAGGTREPLDPVRFLGNRSSGKQGHALAATAVARGARVTLVAANTALPDPAGADVVRVGTALQLREAVLRAAEDADAVVMAAAVADFRPAEYATGKIKKVDGVEPAPIALVRNPDVLAEVSADRARDGQVVVGFAAETDDVLAHGRAKLARKGCDLLVVNEVGDGKAFGQDTNSAVLLGADGSEVHIADSPKEILADAIWDQVVARLPRAEPETGR; this is translated from the coding sequence ATGAACGCGTCCCGTGTGGTCCTCGGGGTGAGCGGCGGGATCGCCGCCTACAAGGCCTGTGAGCTGCTGCGGAGGTTCAGCGAGTCCGGGCACGAGGTGACGGTGGTGCCGACCGCGGCGGCGCTGCACTTCGTCGGCGAGGCGACCTGGGCGGCGCTGTCCGGGCGGCCGGCGGCCACCGAGACCTGGGAGCGGGTGCACGAGGTCCCGCACGTGCGGATCGGCCAGCAGGCGGACCTGGTGGTGGTCGCCCCGGCCACCGCGGACCTGCTGGCGAAGGCCGCCCACGGCCTGGCCGACGACCTGCTGACCAACACCCTGCTGACCGCGCGCTGCCCGGTGGTGTTCGCGCCCGCCATGCACACCGAGATGTGGGAGCACCCCGCCACCCAGGAGAACGTCGCCACGCTGCGGCGGCGCGGCGCGATCGTGGTCGAGCCCGCGGTGGGCCGGCTCACCGGCGTCGACACCGGCAAGGGCCGGCTGCCCGACCCGGCGGAGATCTTCGCGCTCTGCCGGCACGTGCTGCGCCGCGGCGGCCTGGCGCCCGGCGCCCCGGAGCGCGACCTGGCGGGCCGTCACGTGGTCGTCTCGGCGGGCGGCACCCGCGAGCCGCTCGACCCGGTGCGCTTCCTCGGCAACCGCTCCTCCGGCAAGCAGGGCCACGCGCTGGCCGCCACCGCGGTGGCCCGCGGCGCCCGGGTCACCCTGGTCGCCGCGAACACCGCGCTGCCCGACCCGGCCGGGGCGGACGTGGTCCGGGTCGGCACCGCGCTGCAGCTGCGCGAGGCGGTGCTGCGGGCCGCCGAGGACGCCGATGCGGTGGTGATGGCCGCCGCGGTCGCCGACTTCCGGCCCGCCGAGTACGCCACCGGCAAGATCAAGAAGGTGGACGGGGTCGAGCCCGCGCCGATCGCGCTGGTCCGCAACCCGGACGTGCTGGCCGAGGTCTCGGCCGACCGGGCCCGCGACGGGCAGGTGGTGGTCGGCTTCGCCGCCGAGACCGACGACGTGCTGGCGCACGGCCGGGCCAAGCTCGCCCGCAAGGGCTGCGACCTGCTGGTGGTCAACGAGGTCGGCGACGGCAAGGCGTTCGGCCAGGACACCAACAGCGCCGTCCTGCTGGGCGCGGACGGCTCCGAAGTCCACATCGCGGACAGTCCGAAGGAGATCCTGGCCGACGCGATCTGGGACCAGGTCGTCGCCCGGCTGCCCCGCGCGGAGCCGGAGACCGGGCGCTGA
- the gmk gene encoding guanylate kinase, which translates to MSERPRLTVLSGPSGVGKSTVVAHMRKQFPEVWLSVSATTRHPRPGERDGVQYHFVDHEQFDKLVANGELLEWAVFAGNRYGTPRQAVLDKLDKGEPVLLEIDLQGARQVKESMPEAQLVFLAPPSWEELVRRLTGRGTEPQDVIDERLAVAKVELAAEAEFDTTLVNTSVEQVAAELLALLGVA; encoded by the coding sequence ATGAGTGAGCGTCCGCGGCTGACCGTGCTCTCCGGCCCCTCCGGGGTCGGCAAGAGCACGGTCGTCGCTCATATGAGGAAGCAGTTCCCCGAGGTGTGGCTCTCGGTGTCGGCGACGACCCGGCACCCGCGTCCCGGTGAGCGCGACGGCGTGCAGTACCACTTCGTCGACCACGAGCAGTTCGACAAGCTGGTGGCCAACGGCGAACTGCTGGAGTGGGCGGTCTTCGCCGGGAACCGGTACGGGACGCCGCGGCAGGCGGTGCTCGACAAGCTCGACAAGGGCGAGCCGGTGCTGCTGGAGATCGACCTCCAGGGCGCCCGGCAGGTCAAGGAGTCGATGCCCGAGGCCCAGCTGGTGTTCCTGGCCCCGCCGAGCTGGGAGGAGCTGGTGCGCCGGCTCACCGGCCGCGGCACCGAGCCCCAGGACGTGATCGACGAGCGGCTCGCGGTGGCCAAGGTCGAACTGGCGGCCGAGGCGGAGTTCGACACGACCCTTGTCAACACCTCCGTCGAGCAGGTAGCGGCCGAACTGCTAGCCTTGCTCGGTGTAGCCTGA
- a CDS encoding dihydroorotate dehydrogenase — protein MVLRVPRADRGRVGGCWVGRVCRAGSGCRALGAVDRGRSARGGRAELWAAGAAGCGRGGRGGLVTGRQEVDLTAPLGGGTVPNPLSTAAGCAGYGRELARFTPLDQLGTLTTRTVLPRAGAGLPGPRIVPVPAGLLNAVGGQNPGIDGFLRRELPWLAERGVRTVVSIGGHRLEDFADLAARLSGRDGVRALELNLSAPGAADRGLLFAANPAVSYDVVAAVKAAAPDLPVYAKLAPDTGTVTEVAAACAAAGADGLSMVNTARGMAIDLDARRPALGGPGGLGGLSGPALRPIAVHCVFQVHAAMRAGRMPAVPILAMGGVRTGRDALELTLAGASGVAVGSELLRDPTAPLRILDELRAELTARGFAAYTDAVGLAHRTTSTKDSDD, from the coding sequence GTGGTTCTGCGGGTGCCGCGTGCGGATCGGGGCCGGGTGGGCGGGTGCTGGGTCGGGCGGGTGTGTCGGGCGGGGTCGGGCTGTCGGGCGCTTGGCGCGGTGGATCGCGGCCGGAGTGCCCGGGGCGGCCGGGCGGAGCTGTGGGCGGCGGGTGCGGCGGGGTGTGGGCGTGGTGGTCGGGGTGGTCTGGTGACGGGGCGTCAGGAGGTGGACCTCACGGCGCCGTTGGGGGGTGGGACGGTGCCCAATCCGCTGTCGACCGCCGCCGGGTGTGCCGGGTACGGGCGGGAGCTGGCGCGGTTCACGCCGCTGGACCAGCTGGGGACGCTGACCACCCGGACCGTGCTGCCGCGGGCCGGGGCGGGGCTGCCCGGGCCGCGGATCGTGCCGGTGCCGGCCGGGCTGCTGAACGCGGTCGGCGGCCAGAACCCCGGCATCGACGGCTTCCTGCGGCGCGAGCTGCCCTGGCTGGCCGAGCGCGGCGTGCGCACCGTGGTGTCGATCGGCGGGCACCGGCTGGAGGACTTCGCCGACCTGGCCGCCCGGCTGTCCGGCCGGGACGGGGTGCGGGCCCTGGAACTGAACCTGTCCGCGCCCGGCGCCGCCGACCGCGGCCTGCTGTTCGCCGCCAACCCGGCGGTCAGCTACGACGTGGTCGCCGCCGTGAAGGCCGCCGCGCCCGACCTGCCCGTCTACGCCAAGCTCGCCCCCGACACCGGCACCGTCACCGAGGTCGCCGCCGCCTGCGCGGCGGCCGGCGCCGACGGCCTGTCCATGGTCAACACCGCCCGCGGCATGGCCATCGACCTGGACGCCCGCCGCCCCGCGCTGGGCGGCCCCGGCGGCCTCGGCGGCCTGTCCGGGCCCGCGCTGCGCCCGATCGCCGTGCACTGCGTGTTCCAGGTGCACGCCGCGATGCGGGCCGGGCGGATGCCCGCGGTGCCGATCCTCGCCATGGGCGGGGTCCGCACCGGCCGGGACGCCCTCGAACTCACCCTGGCCGGCGCGTCCGGCGTCGCCGTCGGCTCCGAGCTGCTGCGCGACCCGACCGCGCCGCTGCGCATCCTCGACGAACTGCGCGCGGAACTCACCGCCCGCGGCTTCGCCGCCTACACCGACGCGGTGGGGCTCGCCCACCGCACCACCTCGACGAAAGACAGCGATGACTGA
- the pyrF gene encoding orotidine-5'-phosphate decarboxylase, with translation MTDTTPFGTRLRTALDTRGQLCVGIDPHASLLTAWGLNDDLAGLETFSRTVVEALADRVAVLKPQAAFFERFGSRGVAVLERSVAEAREAGALVLMDAKRGDIGSTMAAYAEAFLSPDSPLFSDALTVSPYLGFGSLQPAVDLAHANGCGLFALALTSNPEGHEVQRAVGADGRSVAQAVLARLAAENAGAEPLGSFGAVVGATLADAGVDLAINGPLLAPGVGAQGASAADLPRVFGDQVRNVVPSVSRDVLRHGPSVTALRQAAQTFVDDVRAVTNA, from the coding sequence ATGACTGACACCACGCCCTTCGGCACCCGGCTGCGGACCGCCCTCGACACCCGGGGCCAGCTCTGCGTCGGCATCGACCCGCACGCCTCGCTGCTCACCGCCTGGGGGCTGAACGACGACCTGGCGGGCCTGGAGACCTTCTCCCGCACGGTGGTGGAGGCGCTGGCGGACCGGGTCGCGGTGCTCAAGCCGCAGGCCGCGTTCTTCGAGCGCTTCGGCAGCCGCGGCGTCGCCGTCCTGGAGCGCTCGGTGGCCGAGGCCCGGGAGGCCGGGGCGCTGGTGCTGATGGACGCCAAGCGCGGCGACATCGGCTCGACCATGGCCGCGTACGCGGAGGCGTTCCTCTCCCCGGACAGCCCGCTGTTCTCCGACGCGCTGACCGTCAGCCCGTACCTGGGCTTCGGCTCGCTGCAGCCGGCCGTCGACCTGGCGCACGCCAACGGCTGCGGGCTGTTCGCGCTGGCGCTGACCTCGAACCCGGAGGGGCACGAGGTGCAGCGCGCCGTCGGCGCGGACGGGCGCAGCGTGGCCCAGGCCGTGCTGGCGCGGCTGGCGGCGGAGAACGCGGGCGCCGAGCCGCTGGGCTCGTTCGGCGCGGTGGTCGGCGCGACGCTCGCCGACGCGGGCGTCGACCTGGCGATCAACGGCCCGCTGCTGGCCCCCGGGGTGGGCGCGCAGGGCGCCAGCGCGGCCGACCTGCCCCGGGTCTTCGGCGACCAGGTGCGCAACGTGGTGCCCTCGGTGAGCCGCGACGTGCTCAGGCACGGACCCTCCGTGACGGCGCTCCGGCAGGCCGCGCAGACCTTCGTCGACGATGTGAGGGCCGTCACAAACGCATGA
- a CDS encoding RsmB/NOP family class I SAM-dependent RNA methyltransferase, producing the protein MSTPAGAKRAPRPHRRPKKDPARIVAFRALRAVDERDAYANLILPSLLREAERKGMERRDAALATELVYGTLRGQGTYDAIIAACVDRPLREVDPPVLDVLSLGAHQLLGTRIPSHAAVSATVELARAVLGDGRAKFVNAVLRKISAQDLAGWVAQVAPPYEDDAEDHLAVVHSHPRWVVSSLWDALGRWQPDASGRQAMEQLLDADNARPEVTLVARPGRSSVAELRDALPEVEDGRWSPYALRLTDGGDPAGVDAVRENRAGVQDEGSQLVAIALANAPLDGPDRLWLDGCAGPGGKAALLGAVAAERGAALVASEKQPHRARLVARALDGNPGPYAVITADGTRGAWERGAFDRVLVDVPCSGLGALRRRPEARWRRRPEDIAGFGPLQRELLRSALDAARVGGVVGYATCSPHLAETRAVVDDVLRGREDVEWIDARPLLPGVPDLGEGPDVQLWPHLHGTDAMYLALLRRTA; encoded by the coding sequence TTGAGCACCCCCGCCGGCGCGAAGCGCGCCCCCCGCCCGCACCGCCGCCCCAAGAAGGACCCCGCCCGGATCGTCGCGTTCCGCGCGCTGCGGGCCGTCGACGAGCGCGACGCGTACGCCAACCTGATCCTGCCGTCGCTGCTGCGCGAGGCCGAGCGCAAGGGCATGGAGCGCCGCGACGCCGCGCTCGCCACCGAGCTGGTGTACGGCACGCTGCGCGGCCAGGGCACCTACGACGCGATCATCGCCGCCTGCGTGGACCGCCCGCTGCGCGAGGTCGACCCGCCGGTGCTGGACGTCCTCTCGCTGGGTGCCCACCAGCTGCTCGGCACCCGCATCCCCAGCCACGCCGCGGTCTCCGCGACCGTCGAGCTGGCCCGGGCGGTGCTCGGCGACGGCCGCGCCAAGTTCGTCAACGCCGTGCTGCGCAAGATCAGCGCCCAGGACCTGGCGGGCTGGGTCGCCCAGGTCGCCCCGCCGTACGAGGACGACGCCGAGGACCACCTGGCCGTCGTCCACTCCCACCCGCGCTGGGTGGTCTCCTCGCTCTGGGACGCGCTCGGCCGCTGGCAGCCGGACGCGAGCGGGCGGCAGGCGATGGAGCAGCTGCTGGACGCCGACAACGCCCGCCCCGAGGTGACGCTGGTGGCCCGCCCCGGCCGCTCCTCGGTCGCCGAACTGCGCGACGCGCTGCCCGAGGTCGAGGACGGCCGCTGGTCGCCGTACGCGCTGCGGCTCACCGACGGCGGCGACCCGGCCGGGGTGGACGCCGTCCGGGAGAACCGGGCCGGCGTGCAGGACGAGGGCAGCCAGCTGGTCGCGATCGCCCTCGCCAACGCCCCGCTGGACGGCCCCGACCGGCTCTGGCTGGACGGCTGCGCCGGCCCCGGCGGCAAGGCCGCGCTGCTCGGCGCGGTCGCCGCGGAGCGCGGCGCGGCGCTGGTCGCCTCCGAGAAGCAGCCGCACCGCGCCCGGCTGGTCGCCCGCGCGCTGGACGGCAACCCCGGCCCGTACGCCGTCATCACCGCCGACGGGACGCGCGGCGCCTGGGAGCGCGGGGCGTTCGACCGCGTCCTGGTCGACGTGCCGTGCTCGGGCCTGGGCGCGCTGCGCCGCCGCCCGGAGGCGCGCTGGCGTCGGCGCCCCGAGGACATCGCCGGATTCGGGCCGCTGCAAAGGGAGTTGCTGCGTTCGGCGCTGGACGCGGCCCGGGTCGGCGGCGTGGTCGGCTACGCGACCTGCTCGCCGCACCTGGCCGAGACCCGGGCCGTGGTCGACGACGTGCTGCGCGGCCGGGAGGACGTCGAGTGGATCGACGCCCGCCCGCTGCTGCCCGGCGTCCCCGACCTGGGCGAGGGCCCGGACGTCCAGCTCTGGCCGCACCTGCACGGGACGGACGCGATGTACCTGGCGCTGCTGCGGCGGACCGCCTGA
- the def gene encoding peptide deformylase gives MSVQPIRIFGDPVLRATAKPVTVFDKELRRLVKDLTDTMLEAPGAGLAAPQLGVSLRVFTYNVDGVVGHLINPDLSLSEEEQDGPEGCLSLPGLRFDTKRAYGVVARGVNMYGDPVTVEGTRLMARCIQHETDHLDGIIFIDRLDRETRKAAMKAIREADWGGAPAPTVRISPHSTFGPIR, from the coding sequence TTGTCAGTTCAGCCGATCCGGATCTTCGGCGACCCGGTGCTGCGGGCGACCGCGAAGCCGGTGACCGTCTTCGACAAGGAGCTGCGGAGACTGGTGAAGGACCTCACCGACACCATGCTGGAGGCCCCCGGGGCCGGGCTGGCGGCGCCGCAACTCGGCGTGTCGCTGCGGGTGTTCACGTACAACGTGGACGGCGTGGTGGGCCACCTGATCAACCCGGACCTGTCGCTCAGCGAGGAGGAGCAGGACGGCCCCGAGGGGTGCCTGTCGCTGCCGGGCCTGCGCTTCGACACCAAGCGGGCGTACGGCGTGGTCGCCAGGGGCGTCAACATGTACGGGGACCCGGTGACGGTGGAGGGCACCCGGCTGATGGCGCGGTGCATCCAGCACGAGACGGACCACCTGGACGGGATCATCTTCATCGACCGGCTGGACCGGGAGACCCGGAAGGCGGCGATGAAGGCGATCCGGGAGGCGGACTGGGGCGGCGCCCCCGCGCCGACGGTGCGGATCTCGCCGCACTCCACGTTCGGGCCGATCCGCTGA
- the metK gene encoding methionine adenosyltransferase, translating to MSRRLFTSESVTEGHPDKIADQISDTILDALLKDDPTSRVAVETLITTGLVHIAGEVTTKAYAPIAQLVREKILEIGYDSSKKGFDGASCGVSVSIGAQSPDIAQGVDTAHEHRVEGDVEDELDRQGAGDQGLMFGYACDDTPELMPLPITLAHRLSRRLTEVRKNGTIPYLRPDGKTQVTIEYDGDRAVRLDTVVVSSQHASDIDLESLLTPDIREFVVEPELKALADQGIKLVTEGYRLLVNPTGRFEIGGPMGDAGLTGRKIIIDTYGGMARHGGGAFSGKDPSKVDRSAAYAMRWVAKNIVAAGLARRAEVQVAYAIGKAEPVGLFVETFGTETVPVTRIQEAVTRVFDLRPAAIIRDLDLLRPIYQQTAAYGHFGRELPDFTWERTDRVEALKAAATS from the coding sequence GTGTCTCGCCGCCTGTTCACCTCGGAGTCCGTTACCGAGGGACACCCCGACAAGATCGCTGACCAGATCAGCGACACCATCCTGGACGCCCTCCTCAAGGACGACCCGACCTCCCGCGTCGCCGTGGAGACCCTGATCACCACCGGCCTGGTGCACATCGCCGGCGAGGTCACCACCAAGGCGTACGCGCCGATCGCGCAGCTGGTCCGGGAGAAGATCCTGGAGATCGGCTACGACTCGTCCAAGAAGGGCTTCGACGGCGCCTCCTGCGGCGTGTCGGTGTCCATCGGTGCGCAGTCCCCCGACATCGCGCAGGGCGTCGACACCGCCCACGAGCACCGCGTCGAGGGCGACGTCGAGGACGAGCTCGACCGGCAGGGCGCCGGCGACCAGGGCCTGATGTTCGGTTACGCCTGCGACGACACCCCCGAGCTGATGCCGCTGCCGATCACGCTGGCGCACCGGCTCTCGCGCCGCCTGACCGAGGTCCGCAAGAACGGGACCATCCCGTACCTGCGGCCCGACGGCAAGACCCAGGTCACCATCGAGTACGACGGCGACCGCGCCGTGCGCCTGGACACCGTCGTGGTCTCCTCGCAGCACGCCAGCGACATCGACCTGGAGTCGCTGCTCACCCCGGACATCCGCGAGTTCGTGGTGGAGCCGGAGCTCAAGGCGCTCGCCGACCAGGGCATCAAGCTGGTCACCGAGGGCTACCGCCTGCTGGTCAACCCGACCGGGCGCTTCGAGATCGGCGGCCCGATGGGCGACGCCGGCCTCACCGGCCGCAAGATCATCATCGACACCTACGGCGGCATGGCCCGCCACGGCGGCGGTGCCTTCTCCGGCAAGGACCCGTCCAAGGTCGACCGCTCCGCCGCGTACGCGATGCGCTGGGTCGCCAAGAACATCGTCGCCGCGGGCCTGGCCCGCCGCGCCGAGGTGCAGGTCGCGTACGCGATCGGCAAGGCCGAGCCCGTCGGCCTGTTCGTGGAGACCTTCGGCACCGAGACCGTCCCGGTCACCCGGATCCAGGAAGCCGTCACCCGGGTCTTCGACCTGCGTCCGGCCGCCATCATCCGCGACCTGGACCTGCTGCGCCCGATCTACCAGCAGACCGCCGCGTACGGCCACTTCGGCCGTGAGCTGCCGGACTTCACCTGGGAGCGCACCGACCGCGTCGAGGCGCTGAAGGCCGCCGCCACCAGCTGA